A window of Vigna unguiculata cultivar IT97K-499-35 chromosome 4, ASM411807v1, whole genome shotgun sequence contains these coding sequences:
- the LOC114181838 gene encoding protein RST1 isoform X1: protein MESYGPLLEKTRVPQPGLQKLAVESIFSKLRSAPKHLDPESEPGRRAIFLCLTSPSPHVVDHSVRHLCRLAADSVVTVARASLELQAALEGSEPKLVPLFVKGLGFLARHDFRNNASSHSASSSSHTHPFVRVLLCRPEVQSELLQQVLLFMFQNKPVGMVRVCEFLRPLLDVSIVNLLGSESSSSLFAMQLVSSMLTFCCSFPHESMPVFRLLIECLKYLPHEGSEDYRKLIFIVEHMVEAYIVVLKSLAGKKSQLVTEAQLCAVEFLETILSLSTCLQWHHLGGHEPICELFMRLLTVQKDIGLPWLPGLSSIILSLFIIIVQSELEHEQISILKLLLLILKWKYDSDAAISGTEFSLLFEETLFLLPILSLMSSPSKSVKGLATDLLHLLEKLIANMFVAPKNKPIVEDRVHYLSTPGIIILRLLRHLWYQDGEYSSRTSLLKALTGLNQSEIMYDRPSSWVSDLRGFCLSIVDQRKSSLPLSHSQEVFLNEMPLILAAVLNVLLIHPSMGAASVDSLSSIAIVDPKLGLPSLLTIMFYSNIFRRSDINCQDMLLKIFEMLPSIASHSAMVPLVVQTILPMLNKDAKVSLHSTATRLLCRTWETNDRAFGSLQGVLLPKGFTNYTSEREICISMAASIRDVCHKSADRGVDLILSVSSCIENQDHVVKALGLQSLAFLCEADVIDFYTAWDVIAKHVQGYQDDPILAYSLCLLLRWGAMDAEAYSEASKSVLPIVWDVVTSGQDRQWAKARISALESLSQYEVSQLENSIPDFKKMILELFFSETNPSVLKAMEDFHLKIIAYEHINRRRLVKAKRVTGSKIEKLMNVFPQVIFSSGLDVKHLFTGKINVARELPGAALVCFSFTPKDVNDHQTSKRLREVHTGYEIALVEVAASLQLSRNILLALMAVQSWKGFVRRWMKAYTLSYDSKAQLSVLDKTSKAASDILKSMMAMADEAIPRAAENIALAIGALCEVLPPSVHTVKSAASKFLLEWLLQHEHEHRQWSAAISLGLISSCLHVTDHKQRYHNITGLLEVLFDCRSSLVKGACGVGLGFSCQDLLTRVETSATSTVMKETEKVPESELLGRIITALATMIQQRTQCSSDILDNLCSCFPVGSYDISSKVYKQLSDNTEDLEEDIWGVAGLVLGLANSISAIYRAGELETVIKIKNLVISWLPYVHSLVEKNTFQGKESEIVLSLGSCIALPTIVAFCQRMELMDYAELDHIVIGFKEFISELISVKKSGILHHSMLMASCVGAGTVLSCILNEGVYSIEAERVKCLLELFRKCYLNPFPSLVHLGGMLGVVNAIGAGAEILVNMNFPKYSRQSDYQKESSSVMGPLLSSSDFEPYLTSLVQELFLVAQNSDNQQLQQFASWVLAFLRHHLWSRELLGVDSDSGVAETSSKSVSHSFSEDNVVFKLSMWLMDFKYTEPESAVHKDRVISVLRCLSRAPRLPSLDWGSIIRRCMRYDVKDVELLSKDSTCKNGTLREECTMFAMAHANQFDSLLTFLDELSDFSRFRTLEINLQSCLLNHLADLVKVFSNSRLEKLFGDVSNHLLSFTSHTKLGTYHKSLLCISCWKGLYECLDEVSADTSGHISHIERCMEVLFTLLPAVQSSASVVSGDVHTAEEWSEAVRCLGKAPESWLLDFLKVSHEEFVQSAGKSIEVKKKVCAKIKLVKIGSLSLSELGKMKSYILNSQSQGLWDVLFEVVAALYHAEGSIKKQWLIDAVEISCVSSFPSTALQFLGLLSAACCKYMPFMIVDQQMVVNDLPVTLVSLLADQNWNVVAETVVSHLFSSTERIYNWATQIADGSYIPGSQPIDESENQMAVFLLKVMHHTCVLLKSYLPLDKQLRLSNMVVAREGNYSSENKRL, encoded by the exons ATGGAGTCTTACGGTCCTCTTCTAGAGAAGACCCGAGTTCCTCAACCGGGGCTCCAAAAACTCGCTGTTGAGTCCATTTTCTCTAAGCTTAGATCCGCGCCAAAACATCTCGACCCGGAATCCGAACCCGGAAGACGTGCCATTTTCCTCTGCCTCACCTCGCCGTCTCCTCACGTCGTCGACCACTCCGTCCGCCACCTCTGCCGCCTCGCCGCAGACTCAGTCGTAACCGTCGCCCGCGCCTCGCTCGAGCTCCAGGCCGCGCTCGAAGGCTCCGAACCGAAACTCGTGCCACTGTTCGTCAAGGGATTGGGCTTCCTCGCTCGCCACGATTTCCGCAACAATGCCTCTTCACATTCagcttcttcttcctctcaCACTCACCCGTTCGTTAGG GTGTTGTTGTGCCGGCCAGAGGTTCAGTCTGAACTCCTGCAGCAGGTGTTGCTGTTTATGTTTCAGAATAAGCCGGTGGGAATGGTGCGCGTTTGTGAGTTTTTAAGGCCGTTGTTGGATGTATCAATCGTAAATTTGTTAGGTTCGGAGTCATCCTCTTCCTTGTTTGCCATGCAACTGGTATCGTCTATGTTGACTTTCTGTTGCTCTTTTCCACATGAATCCATGCCTGTTTTTAGGCTGCTAATTGAGTGCCTTAAGTATCTTCCTCATGAGGGATCTGAA GACTACaggaaattaatatttattgtagaACATATGGTGGAGGCGTATATAGTTGTGCTGAAATCTTTGGCTGGAAAGAAATCA CAGCTGGTAACTGAAGCTCAACTGTGTGCTGTTGAATTTCTGGAAACAATTCTTTCTCTATCTACATGTCTTCAGTGGCACCACCTGGGTGGTCATGAGCCCATATGTGAACTCTTTATGCGCCTGTTAACTGTACAGAAAGATATTGGGTTACCATGGTTACCTGGCTTgtcatcaattattttatcattattcataatCATTGTTCAATCAGAACTTGAACATGAACAGATTTCTATACTGAAACTCCTTCTCTTGATCCTGAAGTGGAAATATGACAGTG ATGCTGCTATCAGCGGGACTGAATTCTCTTTATTATTTGAAGAGACTTTGTTTCTTCTTCCCATTCTTAGTCTCATGTCATCCCCTTCCAAATCTGTTAAAGGATTGGCAACTGATTTGCTTCACCTCTTGGAGAAGCTCATTGCCAACATGTTTGTGGCTCCAAAAAATAAACCAATCGTTGAGGACAGAGTTCACTATCTCAGCACACCAGGAATTATAATTTTGAGACTTCTGCGTCATCTGTGGTATCAG gATGGAGAATATTCTTCCAGAACTTCCCTTCTGAAGGCTTTAACTGGATTGAATCAAAGTGAAATAATGTATGATAGACCATCATCTTGGGTTTCCGATTTAAGAGGGTTCTGTCTGTCAATTGTTGACCAACGGAAATCTTCATTACCACTCTCACATTCTCAGGAAGTGTTTCTGAATG AGATGCCCTTGATACTCGCTGCTGTTCTTAATGTTTTATTGATACATCCATCAATGGGTGCTGCTTCAGTTGATTCTTTGTCTTCCATTGCCATTGTGGATCCCAAACTAGGACTTCCTTCGTTGCTAACAATTATGTTTTACAGTAATATATTCAGAAGAAGTGATATCAATTGCCAAGATATGCTG ttaaaaatttttgaaatgcTGCCATCAATTGCTTCACACTCGGCAATGGTTCCGCTTGTTGTTCAAACTATCTTGCCAATGCTTAACAAAGATGCAAAAGT CTCATTACATTCTACGGCAACTAGATTGCTTTGTCGAACTTGGGAGACTAATGATCGAGCCTTTGGGAGTTTGCAA GGTGTCTTGCTCCCTAAAGGGTTCACCAATTACACTTCAGAGAGAGAAATTTGCATCAGCATGGCTGCTTCCATCCGAGATGTTTGCCATAAAAGTGCTGATAGGGGTGTTGATCTCATCTTGTCTGTTTCG TCTTGCATTGAGAACCAAGATCATGTAGTTAAAGCTCTCGGCTTGCAAAGCCTTGCCTTCCTGTGTGAAGCTGATGTgattg ATTTTTACACTGCATGGGATGTCATTGCAAAGCATGTGCAAGGTTACCAAGATGATCCTATTCTTGCTTATAG CCTTTGCCTTCTGCTAAGGTGGGGTGCAATGGATGCAGAAGCATATTCAGAAGCATCAAAGAGCGTGCTGCCAATTGTATGGGATGTAGTTACCTCCGGTCAAGATAGACAGTGGGCAAAAGCTAGAATTTCAGCCTTGGAGTCACTCTCCCAATATGAA GTATCCCAACTTGAAAACAGTATTCCAGATttcaaaaaaatgattttagagTTGTTCTTTTCTGAAACAAATCCCAGCGTTCTCAAGGCTATGGAGGATTTTCATCTCAAGATAATAGCATATGAGCACAT AAATCGCCGAAGACTAGTCAAGGCAAAAAGAGTTACAGGAAGCAAGATTGAAAAATTGATGAATGTATTTCCGCAGGTTATATTCTCTTCAG GCCTTGATGTTAAGCATCTATTTACAGGAAAGATAAATGTAGCTAGAGAATTACCTGGTGCCGCCTtagtatgtttttcttttactccTAAAGATGTGAATGACCACCAAACATCCAAA AGGTTAAGAGAAGTACATACTGGGTATGAAATTGCTCTAGTGGAAGTAGCTGCTTCTCTTCAGCTGTCGAGAAATATCTTGCTTGCACTGATGGCAGTGCAATCATGGAAAGGCTTTGTGCGAAGATGGATGAAGGCTTACACACTTTCATACGATTCTAAGGCACAATTGAGTGTTCTAGATAAAACTTCTAAAGCTGCTAGTGACATTTTAAAG AGTATGATGGCTATGGCGGACGAGGCTATACCCAGAGCTGCTGAAAATATTGCACTGGCTATTGGTGCACTTTGTGAG GTTTTGCCCCCTTCTGTTCACACAGTTAAATCTGCTGCTTCAAAGTTTCTTTTGGAATGGTTGCTCCAACATGAACATGAACACCGTCAATGGTCTGCTGCAATTTCTCTAGGATTAATCTCTAGTTGCCTTCATGTAACAGATCATAAACAGAGATATCATAACATCACTGGACTTCTTGAG GTTCTTTTTGATTGCAGAAGTTCCCTTGTAAAAGGAGCATGTGGTGTTGGATTGGGTTTTTCATGCCAAGATCTTCTTACCAGGGTTGAAACTTCTGCTACCTCTACTGTGATGAAAGAAACAGAGAAGGTTCCAGAATCTGAATTACTAGGAAGAATTATTACTGCCTTAGCTACAATGATACAACAGAGAACTCAATGTTCTTCTGATATTTTAGACAATCTATGTTCATGCTTTCCAGTGGGTTCATATGACATAAGTTCTAAAGTATATAAACAGTTATCTGATAACACTGAAGACTTGGAAGAAGATATCTGGGGTGTTGCTGGACTTGTGCTTGGTCTAGCTAACTCTATTAGTGCAATATACAGAGCTGGAGAGTTAGAGACTGTCATCAAGATAAAGAACTTGGTGATATCATGGCTTCCATATGTGCATTCACTGGTTGAAAAAAATACTTTCCAGGGGAAAGAATCTGAAATTGTTTTATCACTAGGATCCTGTATTGCACTTCCCACTATAGTAGCTTTTTGCCAGAGAATGGAATTGATGGATTATGCTGAGTTGGACCACATTGTGATTGGCTTTAAAGAGTTCATTTCCGAGTTAATCTCCGTGAAAAAGTCTGGCATTTTGCACCATAGTATGCTGATGGCATCATGTGTTGGAGCAGGGACAGTACTTTCTTGTATTTTGAATGAAGGTGTTTACTCTATTGAGGCTGAACGCGTTAAATGTTTACTGGAACTGTTCAGGAAATGTTACTTGAATCCTTTCCCTTCTCTTGTTCATCTTGGTGGCATGCTGGGAGTTGTTAATGCTATTGGAGCAGGTGCAGAAATTTTGGTTAACATGAATTTTCCGAAGTACTCTAGGCAGTCTGATTATCAGAAG GAGTCTTCCTCAGTAATGGGCCCtctcctttcaagttctgattTTGAGCCATACTTGACATCTTTGGTGCAAGAGTTGTTTCTTGTGGCACAGAATTCTGATAATCAGCAGCTACAGCAGTTTGCTTCCTGGGTGCTTGCCTTCCTTCGGCATCATTTATGGTCTAGAGAACTTTTGGGGGTTGATAGTGATAGTGGTGTAGCTGAAACTAGTTCAAAATCTGTTTCCCATAGTTTTTCTGAGGACAATGTTGTTTTTAAGCTTAGTATGTGGCTTATGGATTTCAAATACACTGAG CCTGAATCTGCTGTACATAAAGACAGAGTCATTTCTGTGTTAAGGTGTCTCTCTAGAGCTCCCAGGTTGCCAAGCTTGGATTGGGGATCAATTATTAGGCGTTGTATGAGATATGATGTCAAAGATGTTGAATTGCTATCCAAAGATTCTACTTGCAAGAATGGAACTCTTAGAGAGGAATGCACCATGTTTGCAATGGCTCATGCAAATCAATTTGATTCGCTTCTAACTTTTCTTGATGAGCTATCTGACTTTTCCAGATTCAGGACACTTGAAATAAATCTGCAGTCCTGTCTGCTAAATCATCTAGCAGACCTTGTAAAAGTATTTTCAAACTCCAGGCTTGAGAAACTATTTGGTGACGTGAGCAATCACTTACTGTCTTTTACTTCACACACAAAGTTGGGCACCTACCACAAAAGCTTGTTATGTATTTCATGCTGGAAAGGTCTCTATGAATGTCTAGATGAGGTTTCTGCGGATACATCTGGTCACATATCTCATATTGAGAGGTGCATGGAGGTTCTATTTACTTTATTACCAGCAGTTCAATCTTCTGCAAGTGTAGTTTCAGGGGATGTACATACTGCAGAGGAATGGTCTGAGGCTGTAAGATGCTTAGGGAAGGCTCCAGAAAGTTGGCTATTGGATTTCCTGAAG GTTTCACATGAGGAGTTTGTTCAGAGTGCTGGAAAATCTATTGAAGTCAAGAAAAAGGTTTGTGCTAAGATCAAGCTTGTGAAGATCGGGTCCCTTTCACTGAGTGAACTTGGAAAAATGAAATCCTACATTCTGAACTCTCAATCACAAG GACTCTGGGATGTACTCTTTGAAGTTGTGGCAGCTTTGTACCATGCGGAGGGAAGTATTAAAAAACAGTGGCTTATTGATGCTGTTGAAATTAGCTGCGTATCCAGTTTTCCGTCCACG GCTCTGCAGTTTCTTGGTCTGTTATCTGCTGCATGCTGCAAGTATATGCCATTTATGATCGTGGACCAACAAATGGTAGTGAATGATCTACCAGTCACCCTTGTGTCGCTTCTAGCAGACCAAAACTGGAATGTTGTTGCTGAAACTGTCGTGTCGCACCTCTTTTCATCCACAGAACGCATATACAACTGGGCTACGCAAATAGCAGATGGTTCCTATATTCCTGGCTCGCAACCCATCGATGAAAGTGAGAATCAAATGGCTGTTTTTCTGCTAAAAGTGATGCATCATACATGTGTATTACTTAAAAGCTACTTGCCATTAGATAAGCAACTTCGGCTCTCCAACATGGTTGTTGCTCGAGAAGGAAACTATAGTTCcgaaaataaaagattatga